A section of the Oryza sativa Japonica Group chromosome 1, ASM3414082v1 genome encodes:
- the LOC9271331 gene encoding 2-oxoglutarate and iron-dependent oxygenase domain-containing protein ICU11 isoform X1 translates to MTNVTPPTTNPRFRVTPLASKTTPRRARALALLLALALSIDRIDSPLPNHPLLLSIPSPLPSPPHETLATTAPAQAKMPLPRRAATVRIRRGQIHRVTAMPPPPQQAPEPAGLQLLLQPEVVAPNHPPPAPPAPAAVPAPPQPQGEARYRRPLVRLQAVPNEDHVPDNYGDGPDELGITPAVYQALERHLPPDLAGAPAEVKRYFMRSVLRNYVPSPSQRIRTQNQREYRERILSAYQPLHPELYTNDPSTFILPAFLQAINGNTEESITSIMMEPAPGVFAFPMLKPSFCQMLMSEVNNFLRWAQSANQRIMRPTSLDRHGRGAALSDFGLQEMLDNLMKDFISPMSTVLFPEVGGNTLDSHHTFVLEYGEADGARGFHVDDSEVTLNICLGKHFTGADMYFRGIRCGNHVNSGTHDEEYFVHPNVPGQVLLHHGSHRHGVFSVTSGRRVNMVMWCKSSVFREMKKFMTDFSGFCCECQFQRTARQVQHLQELTARISISGQESEDETP, encoded by the exons ATGACCAACGTGACCCCACCCACCACCAACCCCCGCTTCCGCGTCACTCCGCTCGCCTCCAAAACCACAccgcgccgcgctcgcgctctcgctctcctcctcgctctcgctctctcgatcgatcgaatcgATTCCCCTCTCCCGAatcatcccctcctcctctcgatcccctctcctctcccctccccgccgcacGAAACCCTAGCAACCACCGCGCCCGCGCAAGCCAAGATGCCTcttccccgccgcgccgccaccgtgaGGATCCGCCGCGGCCAGATCCACCGCGTCACCgccatgccaccgccgccgcagcaagcCCCGGAGCCGGCCGGGCTGCAACTGCTGCTGCagccggaggtggtggcgccgaaccacccgccgcccgctccaccggcgccggcggcggtgcccgcgccgccgcagccgcaggggGAGGCGAGGTACCGTAGGCCGCTGGTGCGGCTGCAGGCCGTCCCCAACGAGGACCACGTCCCCGACAACTACGGCGACGGCCCCGACGAGCTCGGGATCACGCCGGCGGTGTACCAGGCGCTGGAGCGCCACCTGCCGCCGGATCTCGCCGGCGCCCCCGCCGAGGTGAAGCGCTACTTCATGCGCAGCGTCCTCCGCAACTacgtcccctcgccgtcgcaGCGGATCAGG ACGCAGAATCAGAGGGAGTACAGGGAAAGGATCTTGTCCGCATACCAG CCATTACATCCGGAGCTGTACACAAATGATCCATCAACTTTCATCCTACCGGCATTTCTTCAAGCCATAAATGGCAACACCGAAGAAAGCATCACAAGCATAATGATGGAGCCAGCACCGGGAGTGTTTGCATTTCCTATGCTGAAGCCCTCATTCTGCCAGATGTTAATGTCAGAG GTGAACAATTTTTTGAGGTGGGCACAATCAGCGAATCAAAGGATAATGAGACCAACATCCTTAGATAGGCATGGGAGAGGTGCTGCCCTCTCTGATTTTGGCTTGCAAGAGATGTTAGACAATCTGATGAAGGATTTCATCTCACCAATGTCTACAG TTCTTTTCCCTGAAGTTGGCGGCAATACACTGGACTCCCACCATACATTCGTTCTTGAGTATGGTGAGGCTGATGGTGCTAGAG GTTTCCATGTGGATGATAGTGAGGTAACACTAAATAtctgccttggcaaacacttcaCTGGCGCTGACATGTACTTCCGTGGTATACGTTGTGGAAATCATGTTAATTCAGGAACACATGATGAG GAGTATTTTGTACATCCCAACGTGCCCGGACAAGTCCTGCTGCATCATGGTAGTCACAGGCATGGTGTCTTCTCAGTAACATCTGGACGGAGGGTTAACATGGTCATGTGGTGCAAAAG CTCAGTGTTCAGGGAGATGAAGAAATTCATGACTGATTTTTCTGGGTTTTGTTGCGAGTGCCAGTTTCAGAGGACGGCAAGACAGGTGCAACATCTTCAGGAATTGACG GCTCGTATCTCTATCAGCGGACAGGAGTCAGAAGACGAAACTCCTTAA
- the LOC9271331 gene encoding 2-oxoglutarate and iron-dependent oxygenase domain-containing protein CP2 isoform X2, with translation MTNVTPPTTNPRFRVTPLASKTTPRRARALALLLALALSIDRIDSPLPNHPLLLSIPSPLPSPPHETLATTAPAQAKMPLPRRAATVRIRRGQIHRVTAMPPPPQQAPEPAGLQLLLQPEVVAPNHPPPAPPAPAAVPAPPQPQGEARYRRPLVRLQAVPNEDHVPDNYGDGPDELGITPAVYQALERHLPPDLAGAPAEVKRYFMRSVLRNYVPSPSQRIRTQNQREYRERILSAYQPLHPELYTNDPSTFILPAFLQAINGNTEESITSIMMEPAPGVFAFPMLKPSFCQMLMSEVNNFLRWAQSANQRIMRPTSLDRHGRGAALSDFGLQEMLDNLMKDFISPMSTVLFPEVGGNTLDSHHTFVLEYGEADGARGFHVDDSEVTLNICLGKHFTGADMYFRGIRCGNHVNSGTHDEEYFVHPNVPGQVLLHHGSHRHGVFSVTSGRRVNMVMWCKSFRGRQDRCNIFRN, from the exons ATGACCAACGTGACCCCACCCACCACCAACCCCCGCTTCCGCGTCACTCCGCTCGCCTCCAAAACCACAccgcgccgcgctcgcgctctcgctctcctcctcgctctcgctctctcgatcgatcgaatcgATTCCCCTCTCCCGAatcatcccctcctcctctcgatcccctctcctctcccctccccgccgcacGAAACCCTAGCAACCACCGCGCCCGCGCAAGCCAAGATGCCTcttccccgccgcgccgccaccgtgaGGATCCGCCGCGGCCAGATCCACCGCGTCACCgccatgccaccgccgccgcagcaagcCCCGGAGCCGGCCGGGCTGCAACTGCTGCTGCagccggaggtggtggcgccgaaccacccgccgcccgctccaccggcgccggcggcggtgcccgcgccgccgcagccgcaggggGAGGCGAGGTACCGTAGGCCGCTGGTGCGGCTGCAGGCCGTCCCCAACGAGGACCACGTCCCCGACAACTACGGCGACGGCCCCGACGAGCTCGGGATCACGCCGGCGGTGTACCAGGCGCTGGAGCGCCACCTGCCGCCGGATCTCGCCGGCGCCCCCGCCGAGGTGAAGCGCTACTTCATGCGCAGCGTCCTCCGCAACTacgtcccctcgccgtcgcaGCGGATCAGG ACGCAGAATCAGAGGGAGTACAGGGAAAGGATCTTGTCCGCATACCAG CCATTACATCCGGAGCTGTACACAAATGATCCATCAACTTTCATCCTACCGGCATTTCTTCAAGCCATAAATGGCAACACCGAAGAAAGCATCACAAGCATAATGATGGAGCCAGCACCGGGAGTGTTTGCATTTCCTATGCTGAAGCCCTCATTCTGCCAGATGTTAATGTCAGAG GTGAACAATTTTTTGAGGTGGGCACAATCAGCGAATCAAAGGATAATGAGACCAACATCCTTAGATAGGCATGGGAGAGGTGCTGCCCTCTCTGATTTTGGCTTGCAAGAGATGTTAGACAATCTGATGAAGGATTTCATCTCACCAATGTCTACAG TTCTTTTCCCTGAAGTTGGCGGCAATACACTGGACTCCCACCATACATTCGTTCTTGAGTATGGTGAGGCTGATGGTGCTAGAG GTTTCCATGTGGATGATAGTGAGGTAACACTAAATAtctgccttggcaaacacttcaCTGGCGCTGACATGTACTTCCGTGGTATACGTTGTGGAAATCATGTTAATTCAGGAACACATGATGAG GAGTATTTTGTACATCCCAACGTGCCCGGACAAGTCCTGCTGCATCATGGTAGTCACAGGCATGGTGTCTTCTCAGTAACATCTGGACGGAGGGTTAACATGGTCATGTGGTGCAAAAG TTTCAGAGGACGGCAAGACAGGTGCAACATCTTCAGGAATTGA